A region of Anolis sagrei isolate rAnoSag1 chromosome 2, rAnoSag1.mat, whole genome shotgun sequence DNA encodes the following proteins:
- the LOC132777444 gene encoding zinc finger protein 180-like isoform X4 produces the protein MSDSEGSLQEVRMEDDGSMASLVKLESETNQEPIVRSCETTKLDMEKETFVNQRRPKGQKGNWSSNGKNFASRGAYPPELLNSRSKQWQCSVCWRICRDKWEFTTHYRIHTGEKPFRCMECGKAFSQSGQLSSHQRIHTGEKPYKCVECGKSFSHSSVLRSHQRTHTGEKPYVCVECGKSFSQSSNLRSHIKTHTEEKPYKCMYCGKNFNQSSHLHSHEITHTNEKPKKCLECGKSFSHSQSLRSHVKTHTGEKPYSCMECGKSFSWSGHLLSHQRIHTGEKPYQCMECGKSFSQSGNLRSHQRTHTGEKPYKCIECGKSFCQSAHLHTHQKTHTGEKSYKCTECGKSFRESGHLNLHLRTHTGEKAYQCMECGKRFSQSSHRRTHQKTHMRDKPRTCLSSSCL, from the exons ATGTCCGATTCGGAGGGCTCTCTACAAGAAGTCAGGATGGAGGATGATGGGAGCATGGCTTCTCTGG TTAAGCTGGAGAGTGAGACCAATCAGGAGCCAATTGTGAGATCCTGTGAAACAACCAAGCTCGACATGGAAAAAGAAACTTTTGTAAATCAGAGGAGACCAAAAGGGCAGAAAGGAAATTGGTCAAGCAATGGGAAGAACTTTGCTTCTCGGGGTGCTTATCCCCCTGAACTTCTGAACTCGCGGTCAAAACAATGGCAGTGTTCTGTCTGTTGGAGAATATGCAGAGATAAATGGGAATTCACTACACATTACagaatccacacaggggagaagccattccggtgcatggagtgtggaaaggccttcagtcagagtggccagCTTTCTTCACACCAGAGAatacacacaggggagaaaccatataaatgtgtGGAGTGTGGCAAGAGCTTCTCTCATAGCAGTGTTTtgcgttcacatcaaagaactcacacggGAGAGAAACCGTATGTTTGCGTGGAGTGTGgtaagagcttcagtcagagttcaAACTTACGGTCCCATATAAAAACTCATACAgaggagaaaccatataaatgcatgtATTGTGGAAAGAACTTCAACCAGAGTTCGCATCTTCATTCGCATGAGATAACCCACACAAACGAAAAACCAAAAAAATGcttagaatgtggaaagagtttctctCATAGCCAGTCGTTACGGTCACATGTGaaaacccacacaggggagaaaccatatagtTGTATGGAGTGTGGTAAGAGCTTCAGCTGGAGCGGACATCTGCTTTCACATCAAcgaatccacactggggagaaaccatatcagtgtatggagtgtgggaagagtttcAGTCAGAGTGGCAATCTGCGTTCAcaccaaaggacccacacaggagagaaaccatacaaatgcatagaatgtggaaagagtttctgtCAGAGTGCACATCTGCACACCCACCAaaaaactcacacaggagagaaatcaTATAAATGTactgaatgtggaaagagcttcagggaGAGTGGGCATCTCAATTTACACctaagaacccacacaggggaaaaaGCCTATCAGTGCATGGAATGTGGGAAAAGATTCAGTCAGAGTTCACATCGACGTACTCATCAGAAAACCCATATGAGGGACAAACCAAGAACATGCCTGTCATCTTCATGTTtataa